In one Coriobacteriia bacterium genomic region, the following are encoded:
- a CDS encoding ATPase, with translation MHRNAMARLIAWKDDLRRKPLIINGARQVGKTWLALEFGKTHFEQVAHVVFLDNEEMQRAFERSLDPDRLLTIIGAATGTNPQSGDVLVFLDEIQECPRALTSLKRFCEERPEIPVIAAGSLLGLALNRATDTAPNGASWPVGKVNYLDLHPMAFDEYLEALGQGQFADILRSGDMEMADAFHERLEEHLKTYMYVGGMPEAVTEYVESGDFERVRQVQTELINGYERDFAKHVPNPTTTERIRQTWKSVPRQLARESDMKRFTYAAIEEHARGRDYRDAVAWLIDAGLVTKVERISKPGIPLAGYADSSYFKLYLLDIGLLGAMTSLDASSIIMGNKLFTEYKGAYAEQYVCQQLVSTNSCVPYYWSADGKNKKGEVDFVVQNGASVLPVEVKAEENVRGSSIANFAKRYDIQKSVRFSAKPYKDQGWLVNVPLNMAEFLFKVPALRDGAM, from the coding sequence ATGCATCGTAACGCCATGGCTAGACTTATCGCATGGAAAGATGACCTTCGCAGAAAGCCGCTCATCATCAACGGGGCAAGGCAGGTAGGGAAGACTTGGCTTGCGTTGGAATTCGGGAAGACTCATTTTGAGCAAGTCGCCCATGTAGTCTTTCTGGACAACGAGGAGATGCAGCGCGCTTTTGAAAGAAGCCTTGACCCAGATCGGTTGCTCACTATCATCGGTGCCGCGACAGGCACGAACCCACAATCGGGAGACGTCCTCGTCTTTCTGGATGAAATCCAAGAATGCCCCCGGGCGCTGACATCCCTCAAGCGCTTCTGCGAGGAAAGACCCGAGATTCCCGTTATCGCTGCGGGCTCCCTCCTTGGACTTGCCCTCAATCGTGCAACGGACACAGCTCCCAATGGAGCCTCCTGGCCTGTAGGCAAAGTAAACTACCTTGACTTGCATCCAATGGCATTCGACGAGTACCTCGAAGCTCTGGGACAGGGGCAGTTCGCGGACATCCTCAGGTCAGGCGATATGGAGATGGCAGACGCCTTTCACGAGCGTCTCGAAGAACATCTGAAGACATACATGTACGTGGGGGGAATGCCCGAGGCTGTTACGGAGTACGTGGAAAGCGGAGATTTCGAACGCGTGCGTCAAGTGCAGACAGAGCTCATCAACGGATACGAACGCGACTTTGCAAAGCACGTGCCCAACCCAACCACGACCGAGCGAATCAGGCAAACGTGGAAATCAGTCCCCAGACAACTTGCCCGTGAAAGCGACATGAAGCGCTTTACCTATGCAGCGATAGAGGAGCATGCGCGCGGCCGTGACTATCGTGATGCAGTAGCATGGCTCATCGACGCCGGACTCGTGACGAAAGTCGAGCGCATATCGAAACCGGGAATACCCTTGGCAGGATATGCGGACAGCTCCTATTTCAAGCTCTACCTTCTCGACATCGGATTGCTGGGTGCAATGACCTCGCTTGACGCGAGCTCCATCATCATGGGGAACAAGCTATTCACAGAGTACAAGGGTGCTTACGCAGAGCAGTACGTCTGCCAACAGCTCGTGTCAACCAATTCGTGTGTCCCCTATTATTGGTCGGCAGATGGGAAGAACAAAAAGGGCGAAGTAGACTTCGTCGTGCAGAATGGTGCTTCGGTTTTGCCAGTCGAAGTCAAGGCCGAGGAAAACGTCAGGGGCTCAAGCATCGCCAACTTCGCAAAACGCTATGACATACAGAAATCCGTACGCTTCTCTGCTAAACCTTATAAAGACCAGGGCTGGCTTGTCAACGTCCCCTTGAACATGGCGGAATTTCTGTTCAAGGTGCCCGCCTTGCGTGATGGTGCCATGTAA